A portion of the Marinitoga sp. 38H-ov genome contains these proteins:
- a CDS encoding CPBP family intramembrane glutamic endopeptidase, translating to MILLFLNIVLYFFIIYLIERNIQFEKGLIIKSIIFLLLIPLYNLIIFIKIPYLIYLIFLIYGIIINILPDKWVKTNSLKFYINRKRLFLIPIAASITEEVFFRGILNELLLNELSNIMHVSIISSFLFALIHIFNLFNGLESKKYFVLTFPIRFAFGLFFSFLYFKYGIISAIFVHFLVDFSALLRIYKNTL from the coding sequence ATGATATTATTATTCTTAAATATTGTCTTATATTTTTTTATTATTTATTTAATAGAAAGAAATATTCAATTTGAAAAAGGATTAATAATAAAAAGTATAATATTTTTATTATTAATACCATTATATAATTTAATAATATTTATAAAAATTCCTTATTTAATATATTTAATATTTTTAATATATGGAATAATTATAAATATATTACCTGATAAATGGGTAAAAACAAATTCTCTTAAATTTTATATTAACAGAAAAAGATTATTTTTAATACCTATAGCTGCATCTATAACTGAAGAAGTATTTTTTAGAGGTATTTTGAATGAACTTTTACTAAATGAATTAAGTAATATTATGCATGTTTCTATTATATCATCTTTTTTATTTGCATTAATTCATATATTTAATTTATTTAATGGATTAGAAAGTAAAAAATATTTTGTATTAACATTTCCAATTAGATTTGCTTTTGGTCTATTTTTTTCATTTTTATATTTTAAGTATGGAATAATAAGTGCAATTTTTGTTCATTTTTTAGTAGATTTTTCAGCTTTACTAAGAATTTACAAAAATACTCTTTAA
- a CDS encoding ferritin gives MLKSKMSEALNKQINEELYSSYLYLSMSAYFDNMGLKGFANWMRIQAMEERDHAMKLFDYLLSQGSEVDLKEIKEPQHKWNGIKDVIEATLEHEQHITQCINDLVDIAEELKDRATYNFLQWYIDEQVEEEENAREILDKLELIGDSKDALFMLDKDLAQRVYTPPITQA, from the coding sequence ATGTTAAAAAGTAAAATGTCAGAAGCATTAAATAAGCAAATAAACGAAGAATTATATTCTTCCTATTTATATTTATCGATGTCAGCATATTTTGATAATATGGGATTAAAAGGTTTTGCGAATTGGATGAGGATTCAGGCAATGGAAGAAAGAGATCATGCTATGAAATTATTTGATTATTTATTGAGTCAAGGTTCTGAAGTTGATTTAAAAGAAATTAAAGAACCACAACATAAATGGAATGGGATTAAAGATGTTATAGAAGCTACATTAGAACATGAACAACACATAACTCAATGTATTAATGATTTAGTTGATATTGCTGAAGAGTTAAAAGATAGAGCTACATATAATTTCTTGCAATGGTATATTGATGAACAAGTGGAAGAAGAAGAAAATGCGAGAGAAATATTGGATAAATTAGAATTAATTGGTGATAGTAAAGATGCATTATTTATGTTAGATAAAGATTTGGCTCAAAGGGTTTATACACCACCAATAACACAAGCGTAG
- a CDS encoding carbohydrate binding domain-containing protein has product MSNEILVAITVALLAVGLVGGVLFFNSQNTTVAEKPVEQTVEAISTEGLVSLLNNSTFDTMIVDDEKDPMHWFIWQASTYKISGARVSDLEVKDGYIAITVADSGADTWHIQFDQDVKLEKGKTYVFSFKAKADAPRKINAKILQNHDPYYNYLAKTVDLTTEWQTFTFEYTHPETADDVVRLSFELGKDVPTTIYFDDVILANK; this is encoded by the coding sequence ATGAGTAATGAAATTTTAGTGGCAATTACAGTTGCATTATTAGCAGTTGGTTTAGTAGGTGGAGTATTATTTTTTAATTCTCAAAATACAACAGTTGCAGAAAAACCTGTAGAACAAACAGTTGAAGCAATAAGTACAGAAGGTTTAGTTTCATTATTGAACAATAGCACATTTGATACAATGATTGTTGATGATGAAAAAGATCCAATGCATTGGTTTATTTGGCAAGCATCAACATATAAAATTAGTGGTGCAAGAGTATCTGATTTAGAAGTAAAAGATGGATATATAGCTATAACAGTAGCAGATTCTGGAGCAGATACATGGCATATTCAATTTGATCAAGATGTAAAATTAGAAAAAGGGAAAACATATGTATTTTCATTTAAAGCAAAAGCTGATGCACCAAGAAAAATAAATGCGAAAATATTACAAAACCATGATCCATACTACAATTATTTAGCAAAAACAGTTGATTTAACAACAGAATGGCAAACATTCACATTTGAATATACACACCCAGAAACAGCAGATGATGTAGTAAGATTGAGTTTTGAATTAGGTAAAGATGTACCAACAACAATCTATTTTGACGATGTAATTCTTGCAAATAAATAA
- a CDS encoding desulfoferrodoxin, whose product MTKRGQVYKCEKCGNIVEVLHEGAGELICCGEPMKLFEEKTADSSVEKHVPFIQEVEDGYLVKVGETTAHPMTEEHYIEWIELTVDGEVFKKFLTPNDKPEALFKVAKGKEVSAREFCNLHGLWKK is encoded by the coding sequence ATGACTAAGAGAGGACAAGTTTATAAATGTGAAAAGTGTGGAAACATTGTTGAAGTATTACATGAAGGTGCTGGAGAATTAATTTGTTGTGGGGAACCTATGAAACTATTTGAAGAAAAAACAGCAGATTCATCAGTTGAAAAACATGTTCCATTTATTCAAGAAGTTGAAGATGGTTATTTAGTAAAAGTTGGTGAAACAACAGCTCATCCTATGACTGAAGAACATTATATAGAATGGATAGAATTAACAGTTGATGGAGAAGTATTTAAAAAATTCTTAACTCCAAACGATAAACCTGAGGCATTGTTTAAAGTTGCTAAAGGAAAAGAAGTTTCAGCAAGAGAATTTTGTAATTTACATGGATTATGGAAAAAATAA
- a CDS encoding carbohydrate binding domain-containing protein: MNKRFLVMLVLSLLVIGLLSSCVRPVEDTNTNEPVEIVVNGDFSERILGDDENVGFEGWFKFTPEGADWNGWASSSATIVNGEAKVVVNNPGSGTWTIQLAQWLNNIEGGKTYTIKFKAKSTAENPALNFVVTARKNDDNNLWIDPPFLAESVSLTSDWKDYSYEVEIPSDFDLDSYTVKLGFELGTSPIGEYYFDDVSVMEK; encoded by the coding sequence ATGAATAAAAGATTTTTAGTGATGTTAGTTCTTTCATTGTTAGTTATAGGATTATTATCTTCATGTGTAAGACCAGTAGAAGATACTAATACTAATGAACCAGTAGAGATAGTTGTAAATGGTGATTTTTCTGAAAGAATTTTAGGAGATGATGAAAATGTTGGTTTTGAAGGTTGGTTTAAATTTACACCTGAAGGAGCTGATTGGAATGGTTGGGCTTCTTCATCTGCAACAATTGTTAATGGAGAAGCAAAAGTAGTGGTTAACAACCCAGGATCTGGTACATGGACAATTCAATTAGCTCAATGGCTTAATAATATTGAAGGTGGAAAGACGTATACAATTAAATTCAAAGCAAAATCAACAGCTGAAAATCCAGCATTAAATTTTGTTGTAACAGCAAGAAAAAATGATGACAATAACTTATGGATTGATCCTCCATTTTTAGCAGAAAGTGTTTCATTGACATCAGATTGGAAAGATTATTCATATGAAGTAGAAATACCATCAGATTTTGATTTGGATTCGTATACAGTAAAACTTGGTTTTGAATTAGGAACATCACCTATAGGAGAATATTACTTTGATGATGTTAGCGTAATGGAAAAATAA